The Diospyros lotus cultivar Yz01 chromosome 11, ASM1463336v1, whole genome shotgun sequence region GGCCGCGCCTTAACGGACAACTCACCTGCCCGCGCGCAGCTAATTTGCACCCGGCCCCGTGCACCCGCGCGCATGGCCCCTCGTGCTCTCTTTCCCCGCACTCACAcatacccccgagtgagggtcaccgGGGGCACCACACTCACCCCTGCATGCCTTATATTCTTGCCCCAGTGCCTCCAAGAGAATCGGACTAAAACTACTCCCGCGAGACTCGGTCAATGCCTCTCTAAGATTCTTGCCGTGAAACTCGGGAcacgcgacacatggatgcccgtcttgttgctataaataggaggtcttTTTTCCTTATGTTGGTATGCAACCTCTCACTCTCGTACTTAATTTTTGTCTTCAAGCATTTCACTTCTACGAGGGACTAACTTAAGCATAGGAGGGTCCACGCGGGGATTCTTACCTGCGCCCCTAATCGATTTTCTTTCCAataggtcatccatcgctctcaaACTAGCCAAAGGACTCACCCATCGCTATCGTGACCCCCCGAGAGTCTCATCCATCGCTATCGCTCCACCCCGGGAGGctcatccatcgctgtcacTCCATCCCGGGAAACTCACCCATCTCTCCCAATAATTACTCATCGTTTGGACAATTCACACGTCACCCATGGCCCGAAGGAGTCATCCATCCCCCGAGTGAGTCATACATCGCTCAAATACACCACACAAGAGTCATCCATCACTCGGATCAGCCACACGTGGGTCATCCATCGGCAGTTTTcccttttacaaatttattgttgtaacagTGTAACAACAATAGAAATAACCTAAAACACAGGAGATATCTGAGTTGGATTTAGGGTATTGTAAAATGAAAGCATTCGCttgatacaaaaataaataactataaattgaGAAGCAATTCATTAGGAATTTCGAaaagattatttattaattacaagTTGATTATTAAGAAGGACTCTTGCCCAAagcatacaaaaaaaaaaaaaaaggcttaatacatcttaaagtccctcaactattacaaaatatgacattGAGTCCCTCACCTAAAAAACCTCAAGATTCagtctttaaacaattaaaaatatatctttttagtCCTTACCTTCAATGCGAGTAAACGGCTCCGTTATGTTTGTTCCAaacctatatatacacatatacatacacatatacaaccagttctgtatatatatacatatatatacatatacacaaacacacaaagGGCCACAGCGGTGACTACCATGGTCGCGTCGCCTACActggactctctctctctctctgtgtaatGTCCTTTTCTTCATCGCCTGATTTGTTGTATCTTTAAGCCTCTGTGGGGACTTTCACTTGTCTTTTcgtattttcttcttctttaaattcagattcagagagagagagtaagccACAAGACAACGCCACACCTCTTCAAATCCACACACTCAAACTCATATATTTTCTCGACTTTCCACCATTAAAGCCACCCACCCCGTCTTTCTTCCTTTAATCTCCAGCCTCAACGCCAACGGTTACTTTTCTCCCCGCATCAACGGCTACTCCCCATGCTCCCTGTAGAGAGAAACTGACCACTTGCAGATTCTcgatctagagagagagaacacgATCAATATCGAGATGGATTTCAGCTCCTTCTTGACGTCACTGAGGATTATAAACAGCAGTATGATTAAATGCCAAACATGAATGCAAATGAATTTTTAGCTGTCAAAATTTAGACTTAAGCATTCAACGTGCAATTTGTATTCTGTGCTTTCATAATTGAAAGGAATAAGGCATGCGAGCAAGAGATTTCTATTATCTATCTACCAGCAATAATGTGAATTCGAGACAAACTCCACTTCCATGGCGCTAAAACCAAAACCAGAGTCCCATTCAATAGCAATCACTAGCTGGTCAGGTGAAGCCACAGCTGCAACAATGCAGTAGCCCAAACCAACCCCCATTGTTCCCCATGTACctgtgcaatatatatatatatatatagagagagagagagagagatgggggatGGGTCTATAAagtatatagagagagagaggggaagggCGCAACCATGGGAGGGGAATGGGTCTGTGCATTGGGcagtgtatgtatatatatatatataatatagagagagagatgattggTTGCGGCCATGGGAAGGGGGTGGGTCTGTGCAatgtgcaatatatatatatatatatatagagagagagagagaaaaagaggggGAAGATGGGTCTGTGcagagtatatatatagagagagagaaagagggggggCTTTGGCCATGGCAGGAGGGGGTGATGACCGCGGCCATGGGAGGGGGTGGATCTGAGCAGGCCGCATAAACCAAGTTGAAGTGCACATGAAATGCCAAGTAAATgcaagaatataataataataattaaaataatataaaatcattttgaatcaCTTGTTATGTCACGCACCTAAAATGGTGCGTGATGTCACACACAAACGGATGTAAACGGCAAggactaaaaatatatttttttaattatttaaaaattaaatcttaaaattgtTTAGGTGAGAaactcaaaatcatattttataatagGTAAAGAACtttaagatatattaaaaaaaaataaagcaaagcAAAATCCTGTGATGCGACACTAAAgtactaattttaaaataaataaataaaaagacaaagGGTACGTCTTGATTCTCGATGACAAGTAAGATATGGTAGTtgttactctctctctctctctctctctcacacacacacacacgtatatatctcccaccccccctccccccaaatcCACTCCCATCAATTTCTACAAACaccctccaaattaattaagccATGCCAAGACTTGCCCTTTACTTGCTGCTGccactcctcctcctcctatcCTTTCACAGCACGGCGGAATCTGCCGCCTTTCCCCCAGATCCAGCCGCCGTCGCCGCTGCCGCGAACTTCATCAGAGTCTCATGCAGAGCCACCCGCTACCCGGCCCTGTGCATCCACAGCCTCTCAACCTACGCCCCTAAGATCCGGCAGAGCCACAAACAACTCGCCCAAACCGCCCTCGCCGTCAGCCTCGCCAAGGCCAGGTCCGCGGTGGCGTCCGTCTCCAAAATGACCAAGCTCTCTGGGATGAAACCCATAGAGCGCCAAGCCGTGAAGGACTGCGTAGACACCATGGCGGACTCGGTGGACCAGCTCGGCAGCTCGCTGCGAGAGCTCGGCCGTACAGGGCCCGGCGGCAAGGAGTTTACCTGGCACATGAGCAACGTCCAGACGTGGGTCAGCGCCGCCCTCACCGACGAGAACACCTGCGTCGACGGCTTCTCCGGGCCGGGCATGGACGGGAAGGTGAAAGCTGCCATAAAAAAAAGGGTCGTTGGCGTCGCCCAGGTCACTAGCAATGCGCTTGCTCTGGTGAACCGCTTCGCCGCCCGAGCCCGGCACGGGCCTCGACCTCGCCAAGCCGCGGCCGCCAGGTTGCCTTGAGATGTGGACCCAAGCtggtgttatatatatatatatatatatattatccagAGCTGGTTTTTGTGATTGTGTGGGTGGGGTGGGTACGTTTGGTAGGTTCTATGTATTGTACGATGCCTGATCTCACGCTTGAGTTAATGACTGTTGTTGTAAATGACagctttcttttctctctttttttggtaatttgttATTCTGGCCAGTCTATAAATATCAATCACTGTTGTCTATTAGGTACCATGTAAAACCATAGATATGATAACACTCGGAtaagatcaaaataaatatatatatataaataaatttaatacgATTCACCATTAATGTCTTCACATTTAGAGTCAAAAGtgaccaatatatatatataatgagttACAAAACAATAAACCATAATTTTAAAAcctcatcaaattaatacattcaaactcataattgtactaaattttttcatatccTCAACGTTAGATATGAAActttatctatataataagaataattagggggagaaaaatattataattagcTTCACTACTTTTAGATTACAACTTAACATTGTAAAGTATAGTATTTCTTAATATCATATGTTGGGTTCATCTTGCTTTGAGATCGATTTTGGAGCTAAAAATTGTTATGTAATAACAAGAATGtaatttttatgtgaaaacCATAACTGAATATGTATCTTTTTTGATATACGCCTAggcttattttaaaataagaaataaaaagatatagGCTTAGGCTTATTTACATctaaatttgttaaaatgtctgtcatttttttatataaaaaagagaaatctAAGAGTGTGATTGATTTGGTAAGATCCTTAGCTAGGGAGCTGCTATATCAACACACATGATGAAGTGTGTGGGTATGTCCAACTATACTTGTAAATATCTCCTCGATATCATTATAAACTTTTCCTCTATTAAATCTATATATGGTTAGCATAATACCTCGAATTTTAAaaggatttgaaaaaaaataagaatttccACAAATGTGACTTAGAGgggtattttaataattttggacCCTTCTCAAGGGTACCATGGTAATTGAGACCCCTTTTTGaggatattttcattttcataatttttccaaGGATAGAAAATTATTAGGAATCTTTTGGCCGCAAAGAGGGAAATTCAATAACATCAGGAGACATAAAAATCCCTCAAATTAATGTTAAAGCCATTTTAATCAAATGGAATTCACATTAAaggcattttgataatttttgaaTGGGGCCTAAGTAgcgaaattcaaaattaaaagagtAAAAGTACAATTTTAGAGATACTGAAATGTAATCAGAAATTTACATAGGCCTTGGTTGGTAAGCTTTGACAACAATTTTACAAACTTAAAAAAGGGACTTAGGTTAACTTGTGGCAGATGATTCATCACACAAGGTTGTAGGTTCAACTCTGATTCCAGAAGATTGTCAATAATCAAAAGATCGAACTCATTTCCTTGGGTTTGATTTGAATTCAGAAAGAAGTTGTTATGTTATTCAACATGGGCTTGCAGGGATGGTGAATATATGGGTTCACTCCTTTCTTATGAGGCCCACACCCTTCTCTCAATTTGTCTACATCAggcaaattttatattattcgacgtgaattataaaaaattttcattgaTGGCAATGTTGGGTAGATACCATATGCTGtaattgttttatatttgttttatttttcttcataattacattaaaaaaagaagaagaagaagatgagagcaTTTTGAGGATTTACAGAGAGCTAACAACCGTTTGttaataataaaagagaaagTAATTCGTAGTCATAAAATTACTTATATAGGTTCCTTCAAACCCAGATAAAGTTTTCatgatttgaaaatttcacaCGATTGGGGAACTTAGCTGATTTCGAGAAAGGAAAGATGGTAAGGACAGGTGATAAAAGAAAGGATGGCAATGATGGAGGGGTATTAATAAATGGGAAATGCTAAAGAAAACGGAAtacaagagagaaagagaaatagacaaCAGAGGTAGATAGAAAGAAAAGCATTTTCTAAGTATAGGGGGTAAAACTATCAATTGAGATATTCTTGTaggtcaaaatgacatttttaaaaacacagtAATAGCAAACTCAATTTAGACTAACTTTACAACAAATGAcctataaaatttgaattaaaagcTTCAACCCCCGCCATTAACCACATGGACCATCACCTAATTTTCTTTCGAACAAAAGTCAAAGGCTACCTAATAAGTTCTGTCCAATCTCTAGGGCGGTGCTACAGTGACCCACCGAAATTGAGCGTCGAATGACgtgttattttatgattaatctaacaaatattaaatattaaaattcacgAAATAGTGACTAAATTCGATCACCCAATTAATTCTAAACTTTTTCACACAGAGTGGGAGTGGGAGTGGGAGTGGGAGTGGTGTTTCAGCCTTACCTAGAGGATTAATAATTCGTTAACGTTAAAGACGACAAAAATGTAGGAGACACCGCACCGCAATCTTCGTGATTGACAACGAAAGCTGAAGGACAAAATGctaattttgtttctttaatgCTTCAACCGATAAGCACTATCAAAAAATGACATGGCGGcacactcatatatatatgagtatcTGAAGCCTATGGTATTCCGGCTAATGccattatttgtatttttgaataattacatttcttattaatataaataaatgaatccTAAAAGATTAGGTATAaatgaattattaaatttataaattaatatttttatacttttggTAAGTGACTACAACttttatcaaatataaataCTTTTTATCATAAAGAAAaagacttgaaaaaaaatactCACTCTAGGGTGTAAGTTTTTATCCTAATTCGTCTTAAAACTATATATCCAATTGGTTGCacttttgttaaaatataaattttatgatgtatAATGACAAATTCCAACGAGAGATTcttaacttttttgtttttttttttcttttaagtcaCGAGGCACAAATTTTAGGTGCATGTTTAATTTTGTGAGGTTATTCGATAATTGTTTAAGATGGTCGGCAAATTACTTGTCGTTGGACTCTAAACATGAATCTCTACATATTTGCCTACACAACAATTAGGATACGTTTGATAGATatgaaaaatgagaatgaaattcattttccatttaaatttcaagaaattctatcaaacaatttttcaattttatgaaatttgaattccattttaatttaaaaagtgaatattttccatgaaatcaaggaattaaaattcttaagagttagggtgagaattgaaatttcataaaattgaaatttcatccttattttctAACTTTATCAAACAGTATGAATTTTTTTCATGACATTTTTGATAGTATTATAAGTTTTCACCATATTAAACTCATACACTAATTGGTCGGAACATAGTCAAAtcacaagatataataataattacgtTTTCAAGTTTGAATactaaattttgagaaaaaaaaaaatttcaacattagaacaatcaactataaatatttaCACAAAGAGATGTAAAatgtttgaaatttataatatcataCTTAATTAACATATAAAGTAATTAGCACCCAAATCGCTCTCAAAAGCATGACTTTAAAAATTTCATGAACCACTTAGATTATTATTACTATGTTGATGGTGATAATAACTtcctaattcaattttttttataattaaaaatgctTGCGTGCTTGCTTCGGGACTATActctttatcttattttttctacCCCCAATAATAAACAAGAAGCAGGTCTATAACAAGACAAGGGTGGTTGTTAtcgggaaaagaaaaaaaagatttagagtttattaataacataaaataatgatCAAACTAATTAGAAGAAGATTAGAATTCATTAATGGCATCAAACAGTGATCCTTGCTGCTCTGATCAAACTAATTAGAATAATAATGGGTTTTAATTTCGTACAACTACTCCCTGCACTGCTAGCTGCTATGGGATCTAGCAGTCTgcagtgtatttttttttttttttttgatagagTGTTCGAGTTTTACTTGAGTAATTTTTAGGGATGATCGACCTTTTTCTTATGTATTCTTCTAGTAAATTCAGATACGAATATAATTTATACACATTTAAGATTAAACATTCGGTGCAAACTATGTGAGATTTGCCTTCCAACATTACTACTCCTTTCTAACAATAAATCTATCTTCTAAATTACAGCactaattcaaattttaatactttaaataCTTTATCATCGTAGCATGTGGATGAAAGGCAATCTACAGTATATTTGAAGGTAGATCACATGGTCAAGGAAAagaacaatttattttttacatttgttTCTGGTAGATCCGCCGCTCAACAGATTAAATAAATCCTGACATGTTTCTGATGTAAATTTACAGTTTTACCCTTTGAACCCATCTATTTTAATGAATCTTGGACTAAtcaatgtaaataaataaacaaaaaaacttatttttaatatagttGATATTTAATGATTGTagttaacaaattttaaatgaagACGAGGCTTAATTAttaggttaaaaaaataaattaaaatcatatgattgattaaataacaaaataatagatAAACTTATAGACCTCTATcctctaatttcttttgtttattgcttaacaactaataaatatattagtTCGTAttaagtaatataatgaatatgACCTTAACTATCAATCCTTCAAgaactaatttatttaactattgaa contains the following coding sequences:
- the LOC127813255 gene encoding 21 kDa protein-like, whose translation is MPRLALYLLLPLLLLLSFHSTAESAAFPPDPAAVAAAANFIRVSCRATRYPALCIHSLSTYAPKIRQSHKQLAQTALAVSLAKARSAVASVSKMTKLSGMKPIERQAVKDCVDTMADSVDQLGSSLRELGRTGPGGKEFTWHMSNVQTWVSAALTDENTCVDGFSGPGMDGKVKAAIKKRVVGVAQVTSNALALVNRFAARARHGPRPRQAAAARLP